The following coding sequences lie in one Deltaproteobacteria bacterium genomic window:
- a CDS encoding DUF1566 domain-containing protein, which translates to MRLALFVIGIGLFVLFSHACGGDDNDNDNDVESDDDDDGQDPDDDADLCSDQEFIGGTWEDVSTGLLWQTGRSCDRRRYGAAEEYCDVLTLGNFSDWRLPTISELRSLVRGCAATMAGGDCAATDECYDSESCENDSCVGCSYGKGPNEWCYGAEELDAPCGWFWSSTPRSNTTENRWCLRYESGGVGSCETGDDSEGGDLGHLVRCVRSSVE; encoded by the coding sequence ATGCGACTTGCACTATTCGTTATCGGAATAGGGCTGTTCGTTCTCTTCAGCCATGCATGCGGAGGCGATGACAACGACAACGACAACGACGTCGAAAGCGATGACGATGACGACGGTCAAGACCCGGATGACGATGCCGACCTCTGCAGCGATCAGGAGTTCATCGGCGGTACCTGGGAGGACGTTTCCACCGGCCTCCTCTGGCAGACTGGGCGCTCTTGCGACAGGCGCAGATACGGGGCCGCTGAGGAATATTGCGATGTGCTGACACTGGGGAATTTTTCGGACTGGCGCTTGCCGACCATCTCGGAGCTGCGAAGCCTTGTGCGAGGTTGCGCGGCGACAATGGCAGGCGGTGACTGCGCGGCGACGGATGAGTGCTATGACAGTGAATCGTGTGAGAATGACTCTTGCGTAGGATGCTCGTATGGTAAGGGGCCAAATGAATGGTGTTATGGCGCTGAAGAACTTGATGCTCCTTGTGGTTGGTTCTGGTCCTCCACTCCGCGATCAAACACAACTGAGAACCGATGGTGTTTGAGATATGAATCCGGCGGAGTCGGTTCATGCGAAACAGGAGACGATTCGGAAGGTGGAGACCTCGGACATCTGGTCAGGTGTGTGCGGTCGTCGGTAGAATAA
- a CDS encoding proline--tRNA ligase yields the protein MRYSRMLIPTLKENPSEAEVVSHTLMMRAGLIRKLAAGIYDVLPLGLRSFRKFEAIVREEMNRAGAQEVVLPVIQPAELWQETGRWQKYGPELLRIKDRHGREFCFSPTAEEVITNVVRRDVRSYRQLPINLYQIHTKFRDEIRPRFGLMRGREFVMKDAYSFDADEPGADKSYDAMRKAYHRIFERCGLRFRAVAADSGQIGGAFSSEFMVLAATGESAVASCDACSYAANLEKASTRPPVGAEKPASPAALTRVDTPGARTIEEVTAFLGKTADQLLKTLIFVADGTPVAVLVRGDRELNYVKLQNLLGADELLMADPETTQRVTGAPVGFAGPIGLSIRVIADLEVEHMADFVVGANEADAHFTGCNIGRDFPAPAFADLRNVVDGDACPVCEGRLQLDRGIEVGHIFKLGTKYSESMHCVVLNDKGEEVPVVMGCYGIGIGRTVAASIEQNHDDAGIIWPMPLAPYHVALIAASPKDDVLAFAEKLHDDLEAAGVEVLYDDRDERAGVKFKDADLIGLPLRLTVGAKGLAEGFVELKRRAEPGAPFEPVPVADVVERVRSLVAGAMNV from the coding sequence ATGCGCTATTCGCGGATGCTCATCCCCACGCTCAAGGAAAACCCCTCCGAGGCCGAGGTCGTCAGTCACACGCTCATGATGCGCGCGGGATTGATCCGGAAACTCGCGGCCGGCATCTACGACGTGTTACCGCTCGGGTTGCGGTCGTTTCGCAAGTTCGAGGCGATCGTTCGCGAGGAGATGAACCGCGCGGGGGCGCAGGAAGTCGTATTGCCGGTCATCCAGCCCGCCGAACTGTGGCAGGAGACGGGCCGCTGGCAGAAATACGGTCCGGAACTGCTGCGCATCAAGGATCGGCACGGCCGCGAGTTCTGCTTTTCGCCGACCGCCGAAGAGGTCATCACCAACGTCGTGCGACGCGACGTGCGCTCGTACCGGCAGCTTCCGATCAACCTCTACCAGATCCACACGAAGTTTCGCGACGAGATCCGCCCTCGCTTCGGCCTGATGCGTGGCCGCGAATTCGTGATGAAAGACGCTTACTCCTTCGACGCCGACGAGCCCGGCGCCGACAAGAGCTACGACGCGATGCGCAAGGCGTATCACCGGATCTTCGAGCGCTGCGGCCTTCGTTTTCGAGCCGTCGCCGCGGACTCGGGCCAGATCGGCGGCGCGTTTTCGTCCGAGTTCATGGTGCTCGCCGCGACGGGCGAATCCGCCGTCGCGTCGTGCGATGCGTGCTCCTACGCGGCAAATCTGGAGAAGGCGTCCACGCGCCCACCGGTGGGCGCCGAAAAGCCCGCTTCGCCCGCGGCGCTCACGCGCGTCGATACCCCCGGTGCGCGAACGATCGAAGAGGTCACGGCGTTTCTGGGCAAGACGGCCGATCAACTCCTCAAGACGCTCATCTTCGTCGCCGATGGCACGCCGGTCGCCGTGCTCGTTCGCGGGGACCGCGAACTCAACTACGTCAAGCTGCAAAACCTGCTGGGCGCGGACGAGCTGCTGATGGCCGATCCCGAGACCACGCAGCGCGTCACCGGCGCTCCGGTCGGATTCGCCGGACCGATCGGGCTCTCCATCCGCGTCATCGCCGATCTCGAAGTCGAGCACATGGCCGACTTCGTCGTCGGTGCGAACGAGGCCGACGCGCATTTCACGGGCTGTAACATCGGTCGCGATTTCCCCGCGCCCGCGTTCGCCGATTTGCGCAACGTGGTCGACGGCGACGCATGCCCCGTGTGCGAGGGACGCTTGCAACTCGACCGCGGCATCGAGGTCGGGCACATCTTCAAGCTCGGCACGAAATACTCGGAGTCGATGCACTGCGTGGTGCTGAACGACAAGGGCGAGGAAGTGCCGGTCGTGATGGGCTGTTACGGAATCGGCATTGGACGCACGGTCGCCGCCTCGATCGAGCAGAACCACGACGACGCGGGAATCATCTGGCCGATGCCGCTCGCGCCGTATCACGTCGCGCTCATCGCGGCGTCGCCCAAGGACGACGTTTTGGCCTTCGCGGAGAAACTCCACGACGACCTCGAGGCGGCGGGCGTCGAGGTGCTCTACGACGACCGCGACGAGCGCGCGGGCGTGAAGTTCAAGGACGCGGATCTGATCGGGTTGCCGCTGCGCCTGACGGTCGGCGCGAAGGGGCTGGCCGAGGGGTTCGTCGAACTCAAGCGCCGCGCCGAACCGGGAGCGCCCTTCGAGCCCGTGCCCGTCGCCGATGTTGTCGAGCGGGTCCGGTCGCTGGTCGCGGGTGCGATGAACGTGTGA
- the pyrF gene encoding orotidine-5'-phosphate decarboxylase yields the protein MVSHVGAIKIGFELFVSEGPALVERFVADGHRVFLDLKFHDIPNTIAQAVRAAKRLRVWMTNVHASGGGDMMRAAAEAARDEAAKCGQTAPLVIAVTVLTSLADSDLARIGMAGTSDDAAARLAMAAREAGLDGVVCSAREAARIKREAGNDFLCVTPGIRPPWSQAGDQKRTVTPAEALAAGADYLVVGRPITRADDPADAARRLLGS from the coding sequence CTGGTCAGCCACGTCGGCGCGATCAAGATCGGGTTCGAGCTGTTCGTGTCCGAGGGACCGGCTCTGGTCGAGCGGTTCGTCGCCGATGGTCATCGGGTTTTTCTCGATCTCAAATTTCACGACATCCCCAACACCATCGCCCAGGCCGTGCGCGCGGCGAAGCGGCTCCGCGTCTGGATGACGAACGTGCATGCGTCGGGCGGCGGCGACATGATGCGCGCCGCGGCCGAGGCGGCCCGTGACGAAGCCGCGAAGTGCGGCCAGACCGCGCCGCTGGTCATCGCGGTCACGGTCCTGACGAGTCTCGCCGACAGCGACCTCGCGCGGATCGGAATGGCGGGAACGTCCGACGACGCGGCGGCGCGTTTGGCGATGGCGGCACGCGAAGCCGGCCTCGACGGTGTGGTCTGCTCGGCGCGCGAAGCGGCGCGAATCAAGCGCGAAGCCGGTAACGACTTTTTGTGCGTCACGCCGGGAATCCGCCCGCCCTGGTCGCAGGCCGGCGACCAGAAACGCACCGTCACGCCGGCCGAGGCGCTGGCCGCGGGGGCGGACTATCTCGTCGTCGGTCGGCCCATCACGCGGGCCGACGACCCGGCCGACGCCGCGCGTCGGCTGCTCGGGTCGTAA
- a CDS encoding division/cell wall cluster transcriptional repressor MraZ — translation MSAIPISWVWWAEFMPENGERLLGGRFTMSMDAKGRLALPASLREQLGDALDRPLWITNGDRCLEIYPHDEWEAFVRRVQAMPPKAQLTREIMIYYVSAAQPITLDKAGRILVPPSLREEAGLRGEVVVVGMSQTIEIYNAEVFRQVFSRSRENFAANISGMSEPLK, via the coding sequence GTGTCGGCGATCCCCATTTCATGGGTCTGGTGGGCCGAGTTCATGCCGGAAAATGGAGAGCGACTCCTCGGCGGGCGATTCACGATGAGCATGGATGCCAAGGGGCGTCTGGCGCTGCCGGCCTCCCTGCGCGAACAGCTCGGCGACGCCCTCGACCGCCCGCTTTGGATCACCAACGGCGATCGCTGCTTGGAAATCTACCCCCACGACGAATGGGAAGCTTTCGTCCGACGGGTCCAGGCCATGCCGCCCAAGGCGCAGCTCACGCGCGAGATCATGATCTACTACGTGTCCGCGGCGCAGCCGATCACCCTCGACAAGGCGGGGCGGATTCTGGTGCCGCCCAGTCTTCGCGAGGAGGCGGGTCTGCGGGGCGAGGTGGTGGTCGTGGGGATGTCGCAGACGATCGAGATCTACAACGCGGAGGTCTTCCGGCAGGTTTTCAGCCGGTCCCGGGAGAATTTCGCCGCGAATATCAGCGGTATGTCGGAACCTTTGAAATGA
- the rsmH gene encoding 16S rRNA (cytosine(1402)-N(4))-methyltransferase RsmH — protein sequence MTDGAWHSSVLLENAMRWLRVLPEGTYLDATVGAGGHTEAIARRLSTGIVIGMDRDHTALDIARRRLEPLRDRVRLVHGAFADVNAALADAGVPALDGVLADLGVSSMQFDAPGRGFSFASDAPIDMRMDGDAPLDARTLLKRSSEAEIARILFEYGEERHARRIAREIVTLRESGAELTGRALADAVRRAIPKREWAASRIDPATRTFQAIRIAVNDELGQIEAFLPAAARRCKPGARLVVISFHSLEDRIVKSTFRRWATVETDPITGRPVGEPFARILTKKPEIADEDEVRENPRARSAKLRAVEIVGGRAA from the coding sequence ATGACGGACGGCGCTTGGCATAGCTCCGTCCTGCTCGAAAACGCGATGCGATGGTTACGGGTCCTGCCCGAGGGGACCTACCTCGACGCAACCGTGGGCGCCGGTGGGCACACGGAGGCGATCGCCAGGCGGCTGTCCACCGGAATCGTGATCGGCATGGATCGGGACCACACAGCTTTGGATATCGCCCGGCGACGGCTCGAACCGTTGCGGGATCGCGTGCGTCTGGTGCATGGCGCGTTCGCCGATGTGAACGCGGCGCTCGCGGACGCCGGGGTCCCGGCGCTCGACGGCGTTCTCGCCGATTTGGGCGTCAGCTCCATGCAGTTCGACGCGCCCGGGCGTGGATTTTCGTTCGCGTCGGACGCGCCGATCGACATGCGCATGGACGGCGACGCGCCGCTCGACGCGCGCACGCTGCTGAAACGGTCGAGCGAGGCCGAAATCGCGCGCATTCTTTTTGAATACGGCGAAGAGCGGCATGCCCGGCGCATCGCCCGCGAGATCGTGACGCTGCGCGAATCGGGCGCCGAGTTGACGGGGCGCGCGCTCGCCGACGCGGTTCGTCGCGCGATTCCCAAACGCGAGTGGGCGGCGTCGCGCATCGATCCCGCGACGCGCACGTTTCAGGCGATCCGCATCGCGGTGAACGACGAGCTCGGGCAGATCGAGGCGTTCCTGCCCGCGGCGGCGCGCCGGTGCAAGCCCGGAGCGCGTCTGGTCGTGATCTCGTTCCATTCGCTCGAGGACCGGATCGTGAAATCGACCTTTCGCCGGTGGGCGACGGTCGAGACCGACCCGATCACGGGCCGGCCCGTCGGCGAGCCCTTCGCCCGGATTCTGACGAAAAAACCCGAAATCGCGGACGAGGACGAGGTTCGCGAGAACCCGCGCGCCCGGAGCGCGAAATTGCGCGCCGTCGAGATCGTCGGCGGCCGGGCAGCCTAG
- a CDS encoding cell division protein FtsL: protein MSRSLTMTQTITRRQNVRRVSKPLVSFTRWEWIVIGALLGVTLVCLLLAVWSSAQRVHLGRLMSTAIYERQNLANERNANLVELHHLTNPGRLEGEARRLGLVVPTSQQIVNITTDYAKPTNP from the coding sequence ATGTCGCGATCGCTCACCATGACGCAGACCATCACGCGACGGCAGAACGTGCGCCGCGTCTCGAAACCCCTCGTGAGTTTCACGCGCTGGGAGTGGATCGTCATCGGCGCGCTGCTCGGGGTGACACTCGTCTGCCTGCTCCTCGCGGTCTGGTCGAGCGCGCAGCGCGTCCACCTCGGCCGACTCATGAGCACGGCCATTTACGAACGGCAGAATCTGGCGAACGAGCGCAACGCGAATCTGGTCGAGCTGCACCACCTGACGAACCCCGGACGCCTCGAAGGCGAGGCGCGACGGCTCGGGCTGGTCGTTCCCACATCTCAACAGATCGTCAACATCACGACGGACTATGCGAAGCCGACGAACCCCTGA
- a CDS encoding UDP-N-acetylmuramoyl-L-alanyl-D-glutamate--2,6-diaminopimelate ligase, whose translation MRLDALCADMPVTVLRGGETRIRALTLDSRRAEPGVLFAAAVDPIRNGETFAPDAAARGAAILAASDLVSSAQAVVVAPNVREVFGRMAHRLAGDPTRGMTRVGVTGTNGQTTFTYLMEAILERAARRPGVVGTVSYRYAGITEGAPNTTPEAPDLAALFVRMRGAGVDAIVMEASSHGLALSRVAGLAFDLVAFTNLSRDHMDFHRDETDYLAAKTRLFTEYLADGGVCVINADDPAGRTIAGRVRGRVRLYGAAADAHYRIASYACDASGVRFDLVTPAGELHVTSALAGHYQVHNVAAAVASAIELGIAPETVQGAIAALPAVPGRMERVTDDDVAVFVDYAHTPDALENVVEACRRFTAGRLITVFGCGGDRDPGKRPLMARAAAAASDVVVVTSDNPRTEDPHAIIAQILAGLADAARDRIEAGELAAYDGSRALHVDADRRRAIETAVLAARRGDTVLIAGKGHEDYQIIGREKIHMDDREEAAAALKKRAAASRRTA comes from the coding sequence ATGCGGCTCGACGCACTGTGCGCGGACATGCCGGTGACCGTCCTTCGGGGCGGCGAGACCCGGATCCGCGCGCTCACGCTCGACTCGCGGCGCGCCGAGCCGGGCGTGCTCTTTGCGGCGGCCGTCGATCCGATTCGCAACGGCGAGACGTTCGCCCCGGACGCCGCCGCGCGCGGCGCCGCAATCCTCGCCGCGTCCGACCTCGTCTCCTCGGCGCAAGCCGTGGTCGTCGCGCCGAACGTGCGCGAGGTCTTCGGGCGCATGGCGCACCGGCTCGCGGGCGATCCGACGCGCGGCATGACGCGCGTCGGCGTCACCGGCACGAACGGCCAGACGACATTCACGTACCTGATGGAAGCGATCCTCGAGCGCGCCGCGCGGCGGCCCGGCGTGGTCGGCACCGTCAGCTATCGCTACGCGGGCATCACCGAGGGCGCGCCGAACACGACGCCCGAGGCGCCCGATCTCGCGGCTCTTTTCGTGCGCATGCGGGGTGCGGGCGTCGATGCGATCGTGATGGAGGCGAGCAGTCATGGCCTCGCCCTCTCGCGCGTCGCGGGACTTGCGTTCGATCTCGTCGCGTTCACCAACCTCTCGCGCGACCACATGGATTTTCACCGCGACGAGACCGACTACCTCGCCGCGAAAACGCGGCTGTTCACCGAGTACCTTGCCGATGGCGGCGTTTGTGTCATCAACGCGGACGATCCGGCGGGGCGGACCATCGCCGGCCGCGTGCGCGGTCGGGTGCGCCTGTACGGAGCGGCGGCGGACGCGCATTACCGGATCGCGTCGTATGCATGCGACGCGTCGGGGGTGCGCTTCGACCTCGTCACGCCCGCGGGTGAGCTGCACGTGACGAGCGCCCTCGCCGGCCACTACCAGGTTCACAACGTGGCGGCCGCCGTCGCGAGCGCGATCGAACTGGGGATCGCACCCGAAACCGTGCAGGGCGCGATCGCCGCGCTCCCCGCCGTCCCCGGGCGCATGGAGCGCGTGACGGACGACGACGTCGCGGTCTTCGTCGACTACGCGCACACGCCCGACGCGCTCGAAAATGTCGTCGAGGCGTGCCGCCGCTTCACGGCCGGGCGGCTCATCACGGTCTTCGGCTGCGGCGGCGACCGCGATCCCGGCAAACGCCCGCTCATGGCCCGCGCGGCCGCGGCGGCGTCGGACGTCGTGGTGGTCACCAGCGACAACCCGCGCACCGAGGACCCGCACGCGATCATCGCGCAGATCCTCGCGGGGCTGGCCGACGCGGCCCGCGACCGCATCGAGGCCGGCGAGCTCGCCGCTTATGACGGCTCGCGCGCTCTGCACGTCGATGCCGACCGGCGACGCGCGATCGAAACCGCGGTGCTGGCGGCGCGGCGCGGCGACACGGTGCTGATCGCCGGAAAAGGCCACGAGGACTACCAGATCATCGGACGCGAGAAGATCCACATGGACGACCGCGAGGAAGCCGCGGCCGCTCTGAAAAAACGCGCGGCGGCAAGCCGTCGCACGGCATGA
- the murF gene encoding UDP-N-acetylmuramoyl-tripeptide--D-alanyl-D-alanine ligase codes for MSFPYWNADFIEKTSGGERFGDSGAATREFRGISTDTRTIGEGDWFVALKGPNFDGHDYIGAAFDAGVRGFVVERSFVPSPAHASAVFVRVTDTLAALGDIAHAHRLRFRVPLVAITGSNGKTTTKEMLGAILAKHFSGRVLVTQGNFNNLIGLPLTLFRLNGEHLAAVVEMGMSRRGEIRRLAEIASADIGIVTNVSPVHLEHLTNIRDVAEAKRELFERFGENQVAVLNADDPLVFEMSRVGKFPVRSFGIDNPADVTAADIATRSFEGIDFTLRVGETFARVALTCVGRHNVHNALAAAAAATQLDVPIETIVAGLESFRPAAMRMRILDILRVKVIDDTYNASPRSMDAALSTLQELAGDGRQVVVMGDMKELGAETEAAHRRVGRHIAKNGVWRLVVIGESAPWVVEGATEEGMKSSQIVHATNHRDIVEYLRNVLGGGDVVLVKGSRAMRMELVVRGLKGEAF; via the coding sequence ATGAGTTTCCCGTATTGGAATGCGGATTTCATCGAGAAGACGAGCGGCGGCGAACGCTTCGGCGATTCGGGCGCGGCGACGCGGGAGTTTCGGGGGATCTCCACCGACACGCGGACGATCGGCGAAGGCGACTGGTTCGTCGCGCTCAAGGGTCCGAACTTCGACGGCCACGATTACATCGGCGCGGCCTTCGACGCCGGCGTGCGCGGATTCGTCGTTGAGCGTTCGTTCGTTCCTTCGCCCGCGCATGCCTCCGCCGTGTTCGTGCGCGTGACCGATACGCTCGCGGCGCTCGGCGACATCGCCCACGCGCACCGGCTGCGCTTTCGCGTTCCGCTCGTCGCCATCACCGGATCGAACGGCAAGACGACGACCAAGGAGATGCTCGGCGCCATTCTCGCCAAGCACTTCTCCGGTCGCGTGCTCGTGACGCAGGGCAATTTCAACAACCTCATCGGCCTGCCGCTGACGCTGTTTCGGCTGAACGGCGAGCACCTCGCGGCGGTGGTCGAGATGGGCATGAGCCGCCGCGGAGAGATCCGCCGCCTCGCCGAAATCGCGAGCGCCGACATCGGCATCGTGACCAACGTCAGCCCCGTCCATCTCGAACACCTGACGAATATCCGCGACGTGGCCGAGGCCAAGCGCGAGCTCTTCGAACGCTTCGGCGAGAATCAGGTGGCCGTACTCAACGCCGACGATCCGCTCGTCTTCGAGATGAGCCGAGTCGGGAAGTTTCCCGTGCGCAGTTTCGGCATCGACAACCCCGCCGACGTGACCGCGGCCGACATCGCAACGCGCAGCTTCGAGGGCATCGACTTCACGCTGCGCGTGGGCGAGACGTTCGCGCGCGTCGCGCTCACGTGCGTCGGCCGACACAACGTGCACAACGCGCTCGCGGCGGCCGCGGCGGCGACGCAGCTCGACGTTCCGATCGAGACGATTGTCGCGGGGCTCGAATCGTTCCGTCCCGCCGCGATGCGCATGCGGATCCTCGACATCCTGCGCGTGAAAGTCATCGACGACACGTACAACGCGAGCCCGCGCAGCATGGACGCCGCGCTTTCGACGCTGCAGGAGCTCGCGGGCGACGGCCGTCAGGTTGTCGTGATGGGCGACATGAAGGAACTCGGCGCGGAGACCGAGGCCGCGCATCGGCGCGTCGGCCGTCACATCGCCAAGAACGGCGTGTGGCGACTCGTCGTCATCGGCGAGTCGGCCCCGTGGGTGGTCGAAGGCGCGACCGAGGAAGGCATGAAGTCCTCGCAAATCGTCCACGCGACGAATCACCGCGACATCGTGGAATACCTGCGCAACGTGCTGGGCGGCGGTGATGTGGTGCTCGTAAAGGGCTCGCGCGCGATGCGCATGGAACTCGTGGTGCGCGGACTCAAGGGCGAGGCGTTCTGA
- a CDS encoding phospho-N-acetylmuramoyl-pentapeptide-transferase: protein MLYHLLVSLADRISVFNVVRYLTFRTAAASLTAMLLSFLLGPWLIRKLTAMKIGQTIRIDGPQTHLSKAGTPTMGGSLIILAILGPTLLWADLRDWYVWSVTTVVVGYGLIGFWDDYLKLTKKNPKGVSGRAKMAGQIVFGLAAALMIFHHPSFSTVMTVPFFKNFSIDLGYAYLPFMVLVMVAASNAVNLTDGLDGLAIGPTMISAGTFLILAYVAGHIKLANYLQITYVSGSGNLSIICATMIGAGLGFLWFNTYPAQVFMGDVGSLPLGGALGAIACITKNELLLLLIGGVFVLETVSVIVQVASFKLTGKRVFAMAPIHHHYELKGWPEPKIIVRFWIVSIILSLFSLMTLKLR, encoded by the coding sequence ATGCTCTACCACCTGCTCGTGTCGCTCGCGGACCGCATCAGCGTTTTCAACGTGGTGCGGTATCTGACGTTCCGCACGGCGGCGGCGAGCCTGACCGCGATGCTGCTTTCGTTTCTGCTCGGTCCGTGGCTGATCCGCAAACTCACGGCCATGAAGATCGGCCAGACGATCCGCATCGACGGTCCGCAGACGCATTTGTCCAAGGCCGGGACGCCGACCATGGGCGGCAGTCTCATCATCCTCGCCATTCTCGGCCCGACCCTGCTGTGGGCCGACCTGCGCGACTGGTACGTCTGGTCGGTGACGACGGTCGTCGTCGGCTATGGCCTCATCGGGTTCTGGGACGACTACCTGAAGCTGACGAAGAAGAACCCCAAGGGCGTGAGCGGTCGCGCAAAGATGGCCGGGCAGATCGTATTCGGCCTCGCCGCCGCCCTCATGATTTTTCATCACCCGAGTTTCTCGACGGTCATGACCGTGCCGTTCTTCAAGAACTTCTCGATCGATCTCGGGTACGCCTACCTGCCCTTCATGGTGCTCGTGATGGTGGCGGCGAGCAACGCGGTCAATCTGACCGACGGGCTCGACGGCCTCGCCATCGGCCCGACGATGATCAGCGCGGGCACGTTCCTGATTCTCGCGTACGTCGCGGGGCACATCAAACTCGCGAACTATCTGCAGATCACTTACGTTTCGGGTTCGGGAAACCTGTCGATCATCTGCGCGACCATGATCGGCGCGGGCTTGGGATTCCTCTGGTTCAACACTTATCCCGCGCAGGTGTTCATGGGCGACGTGGGGTCGCTGCCGCTGGGCGGCGCGCTCGGCGCGATCGCGTGCATCACCAAAAACGAATTGTTGTTGCTTCTGATCGGCGGCGTGTTCGTGCTCGAAACCGTGAGCGTCATCGTGCAGGTCGCGAGCTTCAAACTCACGGGCAAACGCGTTTTCGCCATGGCGCCCATCCACCACCACTACGAACTCAAGGGCTGGCCGGAGCCCAAGATCATCGTCCGGTTCTGGATCGTGTCGATCATTCTTTCGCTGTTTTCGCTCATGACGCTGAAGTTGAGATAG
- the murD gene encoding UDP-N-acetylmuramoyl-L-alanine--D-glutamate ligase, which yields MPTTFAIDSAATAIHGRKVLLVGLGRSGMAALKLLVARGARVNVTDEADVSKLGPGLMEASQYAEKIGVGAFREEWFDRAELIVVSPGVPLAHEIFRAPRKRGVPIVAEVELASWFVSVPVLGVTGSNGKSTVTALAGEMLRASGLRPFVGGNLGVALSHLPLAREEHDIAVVELSSFQLEATDRLHPVAALITNLTPNHQDRYPSFDDYVRAKLNIFRRMDARDTSILNARDDGTARHVRNAPGRTWWFGDPDRPGAHVRDGRLVIATDTLRAELDLASFRLPGAHNVENLEAAALLALAGGATEGGIAAAMASFPGLDHRLEFVLDSQGVRFVNDSKATSVDAVATALEAMNGRVILLLGGHDKGGDFTQLADLLRSRARLVICFGESGPQIAEQLAGIVSVEVATRLDDAFVKALAAETPGDTVLLSPGCTSHDAYRDFEQRGEHFRELCRAL from the coding sequence TTGCCGACGACCTTCGCCATCGACTCCGCCGCCACCGCGATCCACGGACGCAAGGTGCTCCTCGTGGGCCTCGGGCGCTCGGGCATGGCGGCGCTCAAGCTGCTGGTCGCCCGGGGCGCGCGCGTCAACGTCACCGACGAGGCGGATGTCTCGAAGCTCGGCCCGGGCCTGATGGAGGCGTCGCAATACGCCGAGAAGATCGGCGTCGGCGCTTTCCGCGAGGAGTGGTTCGACCGCGCCGAGCTCATCGTCGTATCGCCGGGCGTGCCGCTGGCGCACGAGATCTTCCGGGCGCCCCGCAAGCGCGGCGTGCCGATCGTCGCCGAGGTGGAGCTCGCGTCCTGGTTCGTGTCCGTTCCCGTGCTCGGCGTGACGGGCAGCAACGGCAAAAGCACCGTCACGGCGCTCGCGGGCGAGATGCTGCGCGCCTCGGGCCTGCGTCCCTTCGTCGGCGGCAACCTCGGCGTCGCGCTCTCGCACCTGCCGCTCGCGCGCGAAGAGCACGACATCGCCGTCGTCGAACTGTCGAGCTTCCAACTCGAAGCCACCGACCGGCTGCACCCGGTCGCCGCGCTCATCACCAACCTCACGCCCAATCACCAGGACCGATACCCATCGTTCGACGACTACGTTCGGGCGAAGCTCAACATCTTCCGGCGCATGGACGCCCGGGACACCTCGATCCTCAACGCGCGCGACGACGGCACCGCGCGGCACGTGCGCAACGCCCCCGGGCGGACGTGGTGGTTCGGCGATCCGGATCGCCCGGGCGCGCATGTGCGCGATGGTCGGCTCGTCATCGCGACCGACACGCTTCGCGCCGAACTCGACCTCGCGTCGTTTCGATTGCCGGGCGCGCACAACGTCGAAAATCTCGAGGCCGCGGCGCTGCTCGCCCTCGCGGGCGGGGCGACCGAGGGCGGCATCGCGGCGGCGATGGCCTCGTTCCCGGGGCTCGATCATCGACTCGAATTCGTGCTCGACAGCCAGGGCGTGCGTTTCGTGAACGACTCGAAGGCGACGTCGGTGGACGCCGTCGCGACGGCGCTCGAAGCCATGAACGGACGCGTGATCCTGCTGCTCGGCGGACACGACAAGGGCGGCGACTTCACGCAGCTCGCCGACCTCCTGCGCTCGCGCGCGCGGCTTGTGATCTGTTTCGGCGAGTCGGGTCCCCAGATCGCGGAACAGCTCGCGGGCATCGTGTCGGTCGAGGTTGCGACGCGCCTCGATGACGCCTTCGTGAAGGCGCTGGCCGCCGAAACCCCCGGCGACACGGTCCTGCTTTCGCCGGGTTGCACGAGCCACGACGCCTATCGCGATTTCGAACAACGGGGCGAACACTTCCGGGAGCTGTGCCGTGCGCTTTGA